A window from Pyrococcus yayanosii CH1 encodes these proteins:
- a CDS encoding FecCD family ABC transporter permease, with the protein MKVRVTTTLILLSIASLIIALSLGSVRIPLSEVFSSLSPSMVSECLRGGNVGSNAYIILKIRLPRVLLAYIVGFSLASAGTASQALFKNPLADPYILGISGGASVGAALAMVYAPKYVGLAALVGALLAVYIVYGLAKVDGHVPVDVLLLAGIALGFFSHALTSYILYVNREEIHAGILWLMGTFSLADWGKLAVMIGAVLVGFSLLMFSWRELNLLLLGEESVALGLDVNLYRKLVIAAISLLTGVAVANSGIIGFVGLVSPHVMRLIVGPNHRRLLPAAALFGGVLMVLSDLISRVVIAPAEVPVGIITALFGAPFFTYLLVRRKRGELYA; encoded by the coding sequence ATGAAGGTCAGGGTCACAACGACGCTCATCCTGCTATCCATAGCCTCTCTCATTATTGCCCTCTCACTTGGCTCAGTCAGGATACCCCTTTCCGAGGTTTTCTCATCTCTGAGCCCCTCCATGGTCTCCGAGTGCCTTCGGGGAGGGAACGTGGGCTCAAACGCCTACATAATCCTCAAGATACGGTTGCCGAGGGTTCTACTTGCCTATATCGTGGGCTTCTCCTTGGCATCGGCCGGCACGGCCTCGCAGGCTCTCTTTAAGAATCCGCTCGCCGACCCATATATCCTCGGCATAAGCGGCGGGGCCTCGGTTGGGGCGGCCCTTGCCATGGTTTACGCCCCGAAGTACGTGGGCTTAGCTGCTCTGGTAGGTGCCCTCTTGGCTGTTTACATCGTCTATGGTCTGGCAAAGGTGGATGGGCACGTTCCCGTGGACGTCTTACTCCTAGCAGGAATAGCTCTTGGATTCTTCTCTCACGCCTTAACCTCCTACATCCTCTACGTGAACAGGGAAGAGATTCACGCTGGGATACTCTGGCTCATGGGGACCTTCAGCCTGGCCGACTGGGGGAAGCTCGCCGTCATGATTGGTGCCGTTCTAGTGGGCTTCTCCCTTCTCATGTTTAGCTGGAGGGAGCTCAACCTCCTTCTCCTGGGAGAGGAGAGCGTGGCCCTCGGCCTCGATGTTAACCTATACAGGAAGCTGGTGATAGCGGCGATATCCCTCCTCACGGGGGTGGCCGTCGCAAACAGCGGGATAATAGGGTTCGTGGGCCTCGTGAGTCCTCACGTTATGAGGCTCATCGTGGGGCCCAATCATAGGCGGCTCCTTCCGGCGGCCGCCCTCTTTGGTGGTGTTCTCATGGTTCTCTCTGACCTGATATCGAGGGTGGTGATAGCCCCGGCAGAAGTCCCCGTAGGGATAATTACGGCACTCTTTGGGGCACCCTTCTTCACTTACCTCCTCGTCAGGAGGAAGAGGGGGGAGCTCTATGCCTGA